The nucleotide window TAGCGCGACTCCCTAGCCGCGTCATCGAATGACCTGCCGACCATTGCGTTGTAGATCTGCGGATCTGCGTTGGCGATAGCGACCATGAGCATTGCGAACGCACTATTGCCTGCCAGCTCGGCTGCGAAGACCTTGGCGGTCCGAAGATTGACAAAGTCTGTATGCATAAGCCCGTCGTTTCCATACAGCGCGTAGCCGAATTGATCGTAGGGGGCAACGTCTAGCGCGGTAACGCAAGCATGAGAAGTAATTACAGCTTTCACGAGCAGTGAGTACCAAGAGAGGTGATACTTTCAAGTAATAGTTGCAAGTCTCAACGGCTCGCCCTGCTTGGTCAATGATCATAGCCTGCCAGAACGAACGCTTTACAGACAGTTGGTGTTTTCGCAAAAAGGTTGCGAAGAGACTATCACGCAATGGCAAAGAGCGTCATGAGCAGGGGCACTACCAATCGGGACACGCGATTTGGTCCCGGACGTTGACGACGACGCCGGCGCTGGGCAGCCAACGGGCCAAGCGTGACTTGGGAGCTGAGGTGCTTCGGGGACTGCGTTGAAGGCCTTATTGACGGCTACGGTCAGGGAGACTGCCACCATCCATTCGGGTAAGCCCGTCAATCGCCCGGCTACACGCACGTCGGCACCGTCGCAGAAAACGCGCATCAGACTGCAGGCTCCTTCGTCTAGGAGCTTGCACCTACCAAACCCGCCGGCATTCGTGTATTTTTTTCTTGCGCTTTCGGCGCCGTAATCAGATTACGGACTGCGCGAGTCGCCCACGCACGCACGATGGGAAGCCCCACTAACGCGAATAGACGGCGTGGACCGAAAATCACCGAGCAAACAAGCACAGCCGTGATTGTTTGAGCATTTGGTGACGCAAGCAGGATGCTGCCGCGAGACCGTTTGATTGGCAACGAGTTCGTACTGAGAGCACGGTGGTGAAACAGCCCGTTTCCAGTAATCTCGCCGGTGCTGTGATCGGCCATAAATTCAGCTCGCGTCAGGGCTAAGCGCGACAAGACGTGAGCCCGACGTTCCTTGCGGGTCTCATGGTAGGTCCATTCCGGCGGCGTCTTCACAGGGCCTCCTTGATCGCTTTCAAGTCTTCGCGTAGTTCGGATTGAAGCGAACCGAAGTGGTTAGCGCCGCGCAGCTGCGTACGCATGGTAAAGAACGCTGCGACAGATACGATGAGCCATATGCCCGCGATTGCCCACACCACAGCCAAGAAATATGGCGTTCCGAACGCCGTCGCAATCAAAGCGAAGCATAGAAACGAGAGAGTGAACAAAACACCCACGGCGAGCGCGACCATCGAGATCAACTCCCGTAATACAGTCGCTTTCGTCTCGGCCAGCTCGAGCCCGGCTAACTCAGCATAGTCGCCTGCGCGAGCGGCGCAAAAATTAGCGATCGCCTTCCAGCGTCGAATATTGGCTTGCGCTTGGAACAGAGGGTTAAGCACGCGAACCTCAGTGAAAAAATCGTTCCGCCTAGTAATTGCGAGGTGTGCCCCGGACATACTTGAGGGTTATCTAAGACTCCCCGCTCCGTCCGGTCACATCAATGGAAAATCAAATAGAGAATCACTAACACGATAACTGGAACCCCAAGCAGCCAACCCAAAAGATACGGCATGTCCATACTCCCTATTGAAAGTCGTTGAATGGATTCTCGCTATGCGGCGGGTGCAGCAAATGCTAGCACTCGCTCATCCGCACACGTGAACCACCTTCGAGCAAAAGATGTTCCCAAATAAACGAAACGACACTATGGATGCCGAAATGAAAACTACGCTACGGTCTTCAATCCTCAGCGCTGCAGTGATCGCCTCTATCGCTTGGCTACCGGTGCTGGCGTTCGCCCAACCCTCGGCAACCTCGGCAGCGGATAATGTGTTGAAAATGGACGCCGCAAAGCGCGTCGTTGCTCATCCCCCAGTTGACGCGGCGAGTAGTACCGGCGTTGCGACGTCGCTGCCTATATCAGCGCCGCCCGTAAGCGATTCCGCCGAGGGCGGTCGTAAGCCTCAGTCGCCAACGCTTGATGCGCCTTTGCCAAAGCCCTATTGAACAAGGCTCATGCAGGCGGCGAACAAAACGAGCCAAATCTAACGGCTTATCAGCATGCCCAAGATGATCCCGCCGACCGCCGCCAGGGTGATGGTCTTCCACGGGTTTTCGTGGACGAAATCGTCTGCGCTGTCAGACGCCGCGCGATAATTCCGTTGCAAAACTTCTTGTGCGTCGTCGAGAACTTCGCGCACTCGCTTGGCTGATGCCTCGCTATCAGCGGCGGAAGAATTACTGGAGCTCGTTTCAGGCGCGTCCCACGACTGGGAGGCGTGCGCAAAATCGCTAAGCGTCGTCTTTGAGTCCGGATTTTTAGAGGCATCGGGCTTTTCATCAGCGCCGCTCGCCTGAGCACTTTCTTTCGCGATGTCAGACATTGTTGACCCCCATGGGTTATGGCGCCCCACGGTAGGACCGTGCGGCGCTCGACAATTTAGTTGCTGGTGCCGTTGCTGGACTTCGCACCTGCGCCAGCGGTACCTGGTTGGTCACCCGTGCCTGTTCCGGTACCACCTCCAGGAACAGTCTTTCCAGGCGCGCTCATTGCACCGCCGGTCTTGCCGGACTGATTGGGTGCTCCCATGCCAACGCCCGAACCGCCGTTCCCGCCATTGCCTGCGCCGCCGCCGCCCGATCCGCCGCTGGAACCTCCCGCGCCGGCTCCACCTGCTCCGGCACCGCCGCCCGCGCCGGCTCCCCCACCTGCGCCTGCACCCCCTGCGCCGGCTCCGCCGCCTCCGCCGGCCTGGGCGTATGCACCACCCGACAGGCCAATAACGGTTATCGCCACCAACACTCTTTTCATAAACACTTTCATTGCCGTCTCCTTAGACGTAGCGTTTTCGTTTCCGCAACCTCTGCGGTGCATTGAAGTACCGCAAACGCCGTGCCGTCGTGCCTGTTGGCGATAGCGGCAGGTCAAGATCGGAAAAGCAAAGCGGCGGCCAGTCGGCCGCCGCTAAGAACTACGAACGATTACTCGAATTAGGGCTTCTTCACTGAAACGTCGGGACGCAACGCTCCCTCTTGACCCGCGACGCGTTCCACTTCGACGTCCGTACCGCGAACCGTGTCGTTGACTGTTTCAGTGCGATTGCTTGATTCCTTGCCAACGATCACTTCTTCAACAACGCGTGCGGTTTTGGCGACAACGGGTTGTTCTGCCGTCTCCCGAACTTCGACAAATCCTTCCTTCAGATCAGCAGCCGTAGCGGGGCGGTCAACAGGACGGCGCTCGATCGTCGCGTGCTCTTCGCGCAGATCGACCGACTCGCTCACCGGGGTTTCGGTCAGACGGGAATAGACGCGAACGCCACCTGTGGACACCTCACGTTTGCCTACAGCGAGGTCTTCCTTCACCACTGGAAACGCTTGGCGATCGGCCGCGATTTCGTCGGCCGTGTACGCAGGCACTGTACTGTCATAACCGTTGTAGCCCGAGCTCTTCCAATGCGCGACCCGCTCGTCGATATCGATTGCGCCCGCGCTATTGAGTGCGGCGCGAACGGCGTCAACCCGTGTTTCATCGTGCACATCAACGGAGAGCAGTGCGTGGCCGCGGCGAAGCGATTCGTGATAGTGGCCAACCTCTTCCGGCGCTTCATCGTCACCGAAAAGGCGTTTAAAAAATCCAGCAATGCCGCCGGTGGAATGTTCATGCACGTCGCCTGCTGCGTGGTCACCGACAACTGTCCGCGTGCCGCCGTTATCCGCTGCGGAAAGCGTTCCATCGTTGGCTTGCAGCGCATCGTCATTCGCGTGCACATTCACGTCCGTGCGCGGGATACCTTCTTGCGTCAGACGGTCTGCGGCGCTGCGTGCATCTTCGAACGTATTAAATAAGCCGATAAGAGTTTGTGCCATTACGGTCGCTCCATAAAAGAGGGGCCAAAGGCGGCCCATGAAGGGAATTGCATGCAGCATTGGAGGTTGCAACCGCTGTGCCCGACGCCTGCGACCTACTCGTTTTTCTCGCCGTCGCGGTGCCATTCTCCCTGAGCGCCCGACCGGCGTTCAACGACTAATTCTTCAGTGTTTAACAACACGTTTTGGAAGACTTCCTGCTGTGAAACGGTGGTGGTTACATGCACCTCTTCTTTCAATGTCAGTTGCATCGTGATGATGGGAACATATTCAAAGACCGGAATGATGAGCGTGTCGCCTTCTTGGCGCGCCTCGTACTTGCTTTCTACGGGACGATTGATCGCAAAGCGCCGAACATCGACGGTCTGGCTGCGCAAGCTGACCGGCACCGGGTGCATCTCTTCATGCACCACCTTACGAATCCGAACCGCTCCTGTTTCGGTTGTTTTGACGCCCACATCGACTTCTTCCTGTACTGCCGCGATTTTCAATTCTTCTCCACTGTCATCGCCTCGCGTGAGTCCAACTGTCGGTGGTTTTGAGTCATGTTCCATGGTTGAGCCCCATAAGGAAAAAGGCCGAAGCGGGAGCCTCGGCCTGGACGCGTTAGAGAGGCGATAAATGGGTGAGGCTTAAATCAGAGGGCCCTGGTCGGACGTGTCACTCGGCTTAGTGTAGAAACGGCATCGTTACCTGCAGCTGTACCGCCGGCGTCTTCAAAGGACGGTTGATGGCGAAATCCAGCACTTCCGGAGACGATCGAAATGATCGCACCCACCAACAGCGCGGCGACAGCGAACCAACTTGCACGGGCCACGCCTCGGGCGGCCGTGTCGGCCGCTTGCCGTCCATCTTGCTCGGCTTGAGGGCTCGATGCTTCTGAGGCAGCCGATGCAACCGCTGCCTGTATTTGTTGCTTGGCTGAGTTGACCATCGACGGGTCGACGTTGGTCTGATTCGCCGCTGTCGCGCTAACCTGAGCCCCGGTAGCCGCCACACTGCCAACAGTGCTTACCGCACTGCTGATCAACGACGTGGTGCCAAAGACGATCAGAAGGGTCATGACCGCCCAAGCTAACAGTCCATGCAGCCAGCCAAGAACTGGGGCGCAGCGGCCTGCGAAATAGGAGCCCACAAAGACTGCCAATACCGTCGTTACAATAACCCATACGCCGGAGCCGAAACCAAATCCATGCAAAGGACTCGGCTGCGACAAAGGCGAAAGGAGCGACGCCCCGATTGCCGTGCCAAGCACGCTCATGATTAGATAGACGATGGACGACAATATGACGCCAGCGATCACGGAACCCCATGAAAGCCGAGGCAGTCCGTCCTGAGTGGTGAGTATCTTCATGATTTGACGTCTTCCGTAGTGAAAGGGTTTACCACTGGTGGCCATCAGGCGCGTGCGGAACCATTGCGTACGCGCACGGCTCTAGTGCAAAGCGTGTGCCGGACCGCTGCTACTGCGGCGCGGCGCCGGCATACTTGTAAATCGGTTCCAGCAAAAAGATATCTTTTTGTACAGCACTACGGCTAGGGTGTCGCAGACCGATGGGGCTTGCCGTTTCAATGAGTGAATGAACGCTGCTCGTAATCATAGGCAGGCACTCCCAGCGCAGCAGGGCGAACTTAGGGCGTGGGCGATGACCTCTTCTCCGAGTGCGATGAGCCATGTCGCAGCGCCTCACGGTTCAGGATTGGCGATGTCGCCTTCCACGATCTGAATCCCGAGTGTCTCGGACGCGCGCAGTGCTTCCTCCTTGTGGTCAAACGGCCCAATGGTAGGCGCTCCTTCGAACGGAAAAAGCAGACGGTTGTCGGTTTTCCTAACAACCTTGAGCGACCCTATAAATCGGCCTTGAATCAACCGGTATGTGGCGTAAATTGCGAAGTCGTCGTGGCATAAAGTTTCGCGCGTGGCGGCAGTGGAATCTTTGCGAGAAAACATTAACTTGGGTTTTTTTCCAGCTAGTCGCATGGGACGCTTCCGGCGAATGAACTGAAAGGGAAAACGAAAGAGTGTCAGAATACTTGGCAATGAAATCGGCCTTGTTCCGGCGCGACGTTCGTCACTGAGCGTTGGTGCCCATGCGCCGCAACGGGCATGGAGACTCGCCGACCGCCACGCTGCAGTTGGACACTCGGTTTTATTCATTTCGCTGCTCTGAGCAAGCTAAGCCGCAAAGCGCGACAGCGAATCGGCGGTTGCCGCTTCTCTTTCTACGTGTGCTATTGCTGCAAGCGAGCGCGAGAGTCTGGCTACTCGAGTTTTCTGTTGCGGCAAAAGTTCATAACGATCCCCCAGCTGCTCCACGCGTAAGCGCCAGTAAGCGTCATCGATTCGAGGTAGGCCGGTTGCGGCGTTCGCTCGCGAAGCGAGGCTTAGCACCGCTTCGAGATGGCTGATTTCTTGGTCTGCAATTCGAGGCGGCATTTTTGGCGTGTGGATGTGCATAAGATTTCACGTTAGTGGCAATGGGAGCCGATCGATGAACGCTTATAAATGCAATCAACGTGCCATTGGTACGAGGATTGAGGCAATAGGTAAGGGATTTCTGTAAAAACCAAAATTGCCGAACGTTTCGTCACACAAAACGTTTGCGTCTCCCGACAAATTCGTCCCGGCGGTTTTCCCGTAGTGCCGGACTTTTATCCGACGTGTAAAAACGTCGGCTTCTTTTCCTTCTTTTCTCCGGATTAATCAAAAAGCGATAGCCATTCGTGACTGTTTCAGGTCGCCTTTTTATTGTCCACGCGAGCTTCTTCGATCCCGAACCAGCTACCTTTTTGCCGGAGTTGTCCCCTATCTCGACCGCAAAATACGCTTGTCAGCCTTGGTATTAACTACAGCAGAAACTCCGCAACTCGCACGCAAATACGCTCCACCTCGTCAAGGCTACTGTCGTCACGGCGCTGGTCGTAAAGCTGTGTGGTACGGGTCGATGCATGCTTCGCCATCGCTGCGGCGTTCTTGTAGTGTGCCGCCGTTTTTCAGATAGGCAGTGATGCCGGTAGCGCGAAACGTGTGATTCCCAATCTTGGTGTCGAGACCAGCCGCAGGCGCTCGGCGCGTCACCGTCACGTACGCATTGGACTGGGCAGGGCGGTGGTGCTCAGACGCCCGGTGCCCCGTTGAATGGTACGAAACAGCGGCTCCTTGCCATCGGCGCTAATCCCGACGGCTCGGATGTATGCATCCAATTAGGCTTCTAGCGTGTGATGACAGGGCATCTCATGTTGCTTGCCGCCTTTTCATGCATGCGTACCCACAAGCGCCGGTGCTGGCTATAGACGTCCTCCACACGCATGGCGAGCGCTGCGGCTACCCGCGCGAACGAAAATACCATCAACGCAATCAACGCCCGGTCTCTCAGGCCAATGGGCATACTCACATCGATACTGTCCAGCAGCTGCCGCGCTTCGCTCGCGTCAAGCACGGGCGTCTTGCTTTAGCGGGTCGTATAACTCGGTCCGCGCACGGACGCGGCTGGGTTGTCCGGCACGACCTGGCCGATCACCAGCCAGTCAAAAAGGTGGCGAATCGCGGCCGGGTGCTGCTTGACGGTCGGGGCCGACAGCGTCCGTGTTTGCAGCTCGATCCATGCCGCCACGTGCAGCGGCTGCACCTCGATAATGGACCTCACGCCGGCCTGCGCGCACCACGCGAGAAACTCGCCCACCGCATGCGAATATGCCCGTCGTGTGTTTGGGGTGCGAATGTTCGATGCAAAAAATTCCAGTAAACGGACGCTCGCGTGCTCGCCGGCACCAATGATCAGCGCAGGGAGCGTTGTCTCTACGCGAACGACAAGCGCCGCCTCATTCATGACTGTTACCGGCGTTGGTCTGGCGTTTCCGGATCTCAATTGCCAATTCAAGCAATTGCTCAACCTCTGCCTGATTACTGGCCTCGACTTCGATATCACCCACTTGAAGTCGTAGCTTTCGGCCGGCGCGTCTTTGAAACCATCCGCTGACCGCAGCACCGAGTGCCGGGCCCAGAAAAGGACCTACTGTTTTTCCCAAATTCGACCAGGATGCTAACCGCTGCATCGGGCAAGGATCCTTGAACGGCGACCGTGCCGCCCTCGGCTTAGGCAAATTCCCGGATCGAGCGCAGCGCAAGCACAAAGTCATTGGGAAGATGAGCGCGAGCTTCGTCAGCCGACGGAAGGAAAGTCACACGAATCTGAGTGGTACGGGTCAAGGCAGTGTCATAAAAGGCCAGCACGATCAATGCAGCGTGCGCGTGCCGCGATCGGTGGCCTGCCAAAGAATGTTAGCCCGGCATTCGGCTTTGATCGCGTCTGCCGCTTCCTCGACAAGACGGTTGCCGCGAAAACGTGCGATTTTCGCATCGATGACAGCTTCGACGTGGGCGATGGCCGCTTCGGCACTCACTGGGTCGTCCGGATTGAACTCCGCGGTGATGACTTCTTCCTCGAGTGCCTTGAGCCCTTCGGCGGCGTCTTCGAGGATGCGCGTCATCTCGTCCGTTATGGTCGCCATGAGATGCTCCGTATATGTAATAGAGGACACTATCATATGTATCGGCGGGCAAATCCCAGGCCGCCCTTCCCCTACTAGAGCTTTAACCGGTAGAGGCCAAACCTCGCAAACGGGCGAAAGCGACATCGAGATGATTGTTCAATCCCGATGACGGATCGCTGTGCCAAGTATTGGTCGCATAACCAAACGCCGCGATGCCTGTCTGGGCGGCAAGCATTGCAAGGGGAGAATTTAGGCCGCGCTCGACCAATGCCGCCGACAAGGCTGTCGTAATGGCCGCGGCTTTGGCCAGCGCACGCTCTCGAAGAGCAGGTGCAGCTTCGATCACTTTTTGCCGCGGTGTCAGAAACGGACGATTCGCTTCCACGAGCGCTACTACCGAACGGAACGCATGTAACAGTACTTCCATCGGCGCACCTCCATCGGGCGCACGGCGCACTCCATCGACCAGCATTTCAATCAACGCAGCTTCGCCATCGAACACTACCTCTCGCTTATCGGCGAAGTGCCTGAAAAACGTGCGCTCCGTCACGCCTGCCAGCGTCGCGATCTCAGCAGTTGTGGTTTGATCAAATCCGTTCGCTGCGTACAACTCAAGCGCCGCTTCCTGCAAGCGGCGTCGCACCTCGGTACCGTTTCTTGGCAATGAAAAACTCGTCTATGTGTCAGTAACTGACATTATATGCTATGGTTAAATGTCAGTCACTGACAAATACATTTTTGTTAAACAGGAGCAGGTTATGAGCGGACAAGCAGAGTCGATTGAAACCATGCGGGCAGTGCGTTTTCATCAATTTGGAGAGCCGTCCTCGGTATTGCGCATGGAGCAGGTGTCGATTCCATACCCGGATGCCGGCTTGATCCGCGTGCGCGTGGTTGCATGTGGTTTGAATCCGTCCGACTGGGCGCTGTGCCGAGGCTTGTTTCCGGGAAATATGCCTCGTGGCATCGGCCTCGACGTATCCGGTATCGTGGATGCTGTCGCGAATGATGTTCAAGGAATTGCCGTCGGCGACGCTGTGTTTGGCGCGGCGGACTACGCGAATTGTTTTAGTGCTGGTGCTGCTGACCACGCAATTATGAAACACTGGACATTGGTGCCCGAAGGTTTGTCGATGGAGAGTGCTGCCGCTATTCCACTGGCCGCTGAAACCGCGTTTCGCAGCCTCGAGCGCTTCGGAGCGGATCAAGGATGCACGGTGCTTGTTCATGGAGCAGGTACGACCGTGGGTTTTGCCGCCGTGCAGTTGGCGTTGATGAAAGGTTTCCGAGTCGTCGCGACCGCGGGCGCCACGTATTCGGTTAAGCTGGCCGAGCTTGGCGCATTGGTTACTAATTACGGCGACGGAATGGTCGAACGAGTCGAGGCTCTGGTGAATGGGCATCCCGATTTCGTGCTGGACACTGCTCCGCCCAGCGGCGTCTTGCCCGACCTCGTCAAAATAGCTGGAGGGGACACGAAGCGCGTACTGACAATTACAGACTTCACTACTGCGGATGCACTGGGAGTGCGGCACTCGTTCTCGGAATCGCACCCGGAACGCTGGGACATGTTAGGCGAATTCGCGAGACTCGCCGCAGAAGGAAAGCTGTTTGTTCCAATCGCACGGGTCCTACCCCTTGAAGCGTGGCGTGAAGCGATGGCAATAAGTTTAAGTGGGCAGGCGCGCGGCAAGATTCTTCTCAAGCCGCGTGCGGAAGATATGTGAGTCTCCGAAGCTGTATGAGAGGTATAACTCGTGTCGAAGTACGGAATAACTGCGAATATGAACAATAAATTGCGAATATGCCGCTGCACGGGACATCACGCAGGCTTCGTTACCTATTGGACAAAGCCAGTGAACGACCTCCGGGCAGGATAGGCATTCGCAGGTGTCAGCCTGCATCGCATTCGCGCAATTTGCGTTCAAAACTGATGGCCTGTTGTAGCGAGGCAACTTGCAGTTATTCTGACGAGACATGCTACAAAGTCTTATCAGCGTCAATCTGGGCACAACTGGCCGTTGGCAGGTTATTCGGTCATATTCGCAATTTACTCGTTCTTCGACACCTGCGAGCGCCATATTCGCCTTGAGCGCCGCTGAGTGCGTGCGTCGGTTCCCTACATCACCAATGGTTTCCTTTGCAGGCGCCGCCCAGAAACAAACGGGTGGCACAATCTCCGCTCAGTTAAAGGACCCGAAATTCGCGGGCAACATCAGACAGCCGGTCTTCGCCGCAGCCATGACGTCCTTGCCACTGAGCACAGCAGGAATCGCCTGGGCCCGCACCGGCGGAGGTGTCTGGTAATCATGTCCTGCACATTACGCAGCAACGGATCAATCAGGCCAAGCGAGGCAAAAGAAATTGGGATAGTCCATGGTAAAGCAGCAATTCTATCGTTACCGCCTGATTGCGCTGCGCACGATCAATGGTCATCACCACGGAATCTGCTCCTGTTCGAAGTAGAACCTTCCTGAGATGCCCGACGGGTTGCGGGTTGCCAACCAGACAACGCCGGCCGCCGCCTGTTCCACAGTGCGATACCCGGAATGGTTGTTGAAGTCGGTGGCGGTGTAGCCCGGATCGACGGCATCAACATTAATTCCAACCGACGCGAGCTCTTTCGCAAAAGCCACGGTGATGGCGTTAAGTGCCGATTTGGAACTGTTGTAGCCCAAAATGTTGACCCCATAAAACTGGTTATCCGGATCTGAAAGCCAGCCTAGCGAGCCAAGTCCGCTGCTCACCATGACGACGACGCCGTGACCGGCGACTTTTAACAACGGCAAAAACGCCTGAGTCACACGGATTGGACCAAACACGTTCGTCTCGTACACAACACGGATGTCGCTAATCGGCTGCTGGCTAGGCAACGTGCTCGCCCCTCCTGAAATGCCGGCGTTATTGATCAGCACATCGAGCCTTCCGTCTTCGTCCTGCACCCGCGCAGCAGCAGCCAGCACACTGTCGTCCTGGGTCACATCGATAGAAAGAAGCCGAACGTCATGACCCTGCGCTACTAGCGATTCCACAGCTGCAGTGCCGCGTGCGATATCGCGGCAGCCGAGCCAGATCCGGTGGCCCAGTCGACCTAGCTGTCGCGCCGTTTCGTAACCAATGCTCTTGTTGGCACCAGTAATCAGAATTGTTTTGCTTGTCATCTTT belongs to Burkholderia sp. PAMC 26561 and includes:
- a CDS encoding phage holin family protein — its product is MLNPLFQAQANIRRWKAIANFCAARAGDYAELAGLELAETKATVLRELISMVALAVGVLFTLSFLCFALIATAFGTPYFLAVVWAIAGIWLIVSVAAFFTMRTQLRGANHFGSLQSELREDLKAIKEAL
- a CDS encoding DUF883 family protein — encoded protein: MSDIAKESAQASGADEKPDASKNPDSKTTLSDFAHASQSWDAPETSSSNSSAADSEASAKRVREVLDDAQEVLQRNYRAASDSADDFVHENPWKTITLAAVGGIILGMLISR
- a CDS encoding YsnF/AvaK domain-containing protein; the encoded protein is MAQTLIGLFNTFEDARSAADRLTQEGIPRTDVNVHANDDALQANDGTLSAADNGGTRTVVGDHAAGDVHEHSTGGIAGFFKRLFGDDEAPEEVGHYHESLRRGHALLSVDVHDETRVDAVRAALNSAGAIDIDERVAHWKSSGYNGYDSTVPAYTADEIAADRQAFPVVKEDLAVGKREVSTGGVRVYSRLTETPVSESVDLREEHATIERRPVDRPATAADLKEGFVEVRETAEQPVVAKTARVVEEVIVGKESSNRTETVNDTVRGTDVEVERVAGQEGALRPDVSVKKP
- a CDS encoding YsnF/AvaK domain-containing protein, with protein sequence MEHDSKPPTVGLTRGDDSGEELKIAAVQEEVDVGVKTTETGAVRIRKVVHEEMHPVPVSLRSQTVDVRRFAINRPVESKYEARQEGDTLIIPVFEYVPIITMQLTLKEEVHVTTTVSQQEVFQNVLLNTEELVVERRSGAQGEWHRDGEKNE
- a CDS encoding DUF6723 family protein codes for the protein MNKTECPTAAWRSASLHARCGAWAPTLSDERRAGTRPISLPSILTLFRFPFQFIRRKRPMRLAGKKPKLMFSRKDSTAATRETLCHDDFAIYATYRLIQGRFIGSLKVVRKTDNRLLFPFEGAPTIGPFDHKEEALRASETLGIQIVEGDIANPEP
- a CDS encoding TetR family transcriptional regulator, translated to MPRNGTEVRRRLQEAALELYAANGFDQTTTAEIATLAGVTERTFFRHFADKREVVFDGEAALIEMLVDGVRRAPDGGAPMEVLLHAFRSVVALVEANRPFLTPRQKVIEAAPALRERALAKAAAITTALSAALVERGLNSPLAMLAAQTGIAAFGYATNTWHSDPSSGLNNHLDVAFARLRGLASTG
- a CDS encoding NADP-dependent oxidoreductase gives rise to the protein MSVTDKYIFVKQEQVMSGQAESIETMRAVRFHQFGEPSSVLRMEQVSIPYPDAGLIRVRVVACGLNPSDWALCRGLFPGNMPRGIGLDVSGIVDAVANDVQGIAVGDAVFGAADYANCFSAGAADHAIMKHWTLVPEGLSMESAAAIPLAAETAFRSLERFGADQGCTVLVHGAGTTVGFAAVQLALMKGFRVVATAGATYSVKLAELGALVTNYGDGMVERVEALVNGHPDFVLDTAPPSGVLPDLVKIAGGDTKRVLTITDFTTADALGVRHSFSESHPERWDMLGEFARLAAEGKLFVPIARVLPLEAWREAMAISLSGQARGKILLKPRAEDM
- a CDS encoding SDR family oxidoreductase: MTSKTILITGANKSIGYETARQLGRLGHRIWLGCRDIARGTAAVESLVAQGHDVRLLSIDVTQDDSVLAAAARVQDEDGRLDVLINNAGISGGASTLPSQQPISDIRVVYETNVFGPIRVTQAFLPLLKVAGHGVVVMVSSGLGSLGWLSDPDNQFYGVNILGYNSSKSALNAITVAFAKELASVGINVDAVDPGYTATDFNNHSGYRTVEQAAAGVVWLATRNPSGISGRFYFEQEQIPW